A window of the Henckelia pumila isolate YLH828 chromosome 3, ASM3356847v2, whole genome shotgun sequence genome harbors these coding sequences:
- the LOC140889560 gene encoding uncharacterized protein: MKRIFLEKYFPASRAENIRKEIYGIKQMTGESLHEIMLDAASGGVFVDKTPVQERNLIENMAANSQQFGTNRTDHAPRRNNEMAVGNGQTAKACGICTAIGHATDMCPTLQEESIEQVNATGGFLGPPQRKYNPYSNTYNPGWKDHPNFRYGNQQLATAINKLEAQNSNSLPSQTVVNPRENASAITLRTGKELKMKEKEVEVEPKEKLHEEEQKVSEEKSSKDDSPRAKRKQTLKGCQKVELGENVYAVIQRKLPAKCKDPGKDELEVAITAPSMKTEEGIRCSREVDEIEDILNSAPELPQLGDVSYLSLPISNTRRLPSVLQAPVVELKTLPTHLKYVFLGEGETLHVIISSSLEAEQEEQLVNVLKENKTAIGWTIADIKEISPSTCMHRILMEDGASPSRQPQRKLNPPMMEVFLRGIVLGHVVSSKGIELDKAKIDIIQSLPYPVSVREVHSFLGHAGFYRRYIQDFAKIAYPMCKLLQKDVTFEFNESCKTTFDKLKGSLTSAPIIQPPDWTKPFEIMCDASDYAIGADKRGTENRVADHLSRLVHVEEELKLREEFPDEQLFSVSTELPWYANIVNYLVTNGFPSEFSKAQKYKVRSDAKYYVWDDLYLWNHCTDQVIRRCVSASEVIPILTFCHSYAYGGHFGAKRTARKILDCGFFWPSIFRDAYMFCKSCAQCQKTGKLHSRWIGPFVITNVFPHGAVEIKSLETSKIFKVNGQRLKHYFEGVQANEEEDAHDLTLDDLPQID, translated from the exons ATGAAAAggatttttcttgaaaaatattttccagcATCGAGAGCAGAAAACATCAGGAAAGAGATCTATGGGATCAAGCAGATGACGGGGGAATCACTTCACga GATTATGCTAGATGCTgctagtggaggagtttttgtggataaaactccgGTGCAAGAAAGGAACTTaatagagaatatggctgccaattctcagcaatttggcaccaacagaactGATCATGCACCGAGGAGAAAcaatgag atggctgtagggaatgggcAGACTGCGAAGGCTTGTGGCATCTGCACTGCAATAGGACAcgccactgatatgtgtcctacacttcaagaggaaTCAATTGAGCAGGTAAacgctactggaggatttcttGGACCACCACAACGGAAGTATAATCCGTATTCCAACacgtacaatcctggttggaaggatcatcccaattttAGATACGGGAATCAGCAG CTCGCTACAGCAATCAACAAGCTAGAAGCACAAAATTCCAACAGTCTGCCATCTCAAACTGTGGTAAATCCAAGAGAGAACGCCAGTGCAATAACTTTAAGAactgggaaggagttgaaaatgaagGAGAAGGAAGTTGAGGTTGAGCCCAAAGAGAAGCTACACGAAGAAGAGCAAAAGGTAAGTGAGGAAAAATCATCAAAGGATGattcgccaagag CTAAGAGGAAACAGACTTTGAAGGGATGTCAGAAAGTGGAGTTAGGTGAGAATGTATATGCAGTGATCCAAAGAAAATTACCCgccaaatgcaaggatccag GAaaagatgagctagaggtggctattacagcacccTCTATGAAAACGGAAGAAGGAATTAGATGCAGCCGCGAAGTGGATGAAATTGAGGATATTCTGAACAGTGCTCCTGAGCTACCACAGTTAGGTGATGTATCTTATTTGTCTTTACCGATCTCTAACACTCGgcgccttccatctgttttgcaggcaccagtggttGAGCTGAAAACGCTTCCAACCCACCTTAAGTATGtgttccttggagaaggagaaacactACATGTCATCATCTCCAGCAGCTTGGAAGCCGAGCAAGAAGAACAACTGGTCAATGTTCTAAAAGAGAATAaaactgctattgggtggaccatagcagatATCAAGGAAATTAGCCCTTCCACATGCATGCATAGAATTCTGATGGAAGATGGTGCAAGTCCCTCACGGCAACCGCAGAGGAAGTTGAATCCacctatgatggaggtg ttcttaagag gtataGTGTTGGGTCATGTCGTCTCATCTAAGGGGATAGAGTTAGATAaagcaaaaattgatattattcagtcttTACCTTACCCCGTAAGTGTGCGGGAGGTGCactcttttcttggccatgcaggtttttacaggaggtaTATTCAGGATTTTGCCAAGATTGCATATCCTATGTGCAAACTGCTGCAGAAGGATGTGACGTTTGAATTCAATGAGTCATGCAAAACTACTTTTGATAAACTCAAGGGCTCATTGACTTCAGCGCCAATCatccaaccaccggattggACTAAGCCATTTGAAAtcatgtgtgacgccagtgattATGCCATAGGAGCG GATAAGAGAGGAACTGAAAATCGTGtggctgaccacttgagtcggCTAGTTCACGTTGAAGAAGAGCTGAAgttgcgagaagaatttcccGATGAGCAGTTATTCTCAGTCAGCACGgaattaccatggtacgcaaatattgtgaattatttagttactaatggattTCCGTCTGAATTCTCTAAGGCACAAAAATATAAGGTCCGAAGTGATGCTaaatattatgtgtgggatgatctaTACTTGTGGAATCACTGCactgatcaagtcatacgacgatGTGTATCTGCAAGCGAGGTAATCCCAATTCTCACATTTTGTCACTCATATGCTTATGGTGGCCATTTTGGAGCAAAAAGAACTGCTAGGAAGATATTGGACTGTGGATTTTTTTGGCCATCCatatttcgagacgcttacaTGTTTTGTAAGTCATGtgctcaatgccaaaagacag GTAAGTTGCATTCTAGATGGATTGGCCCGTTTGTTATCACTAATGTTTTTCCTCATGGTGCAGTAGAGATAAAGAGCTTGGAAACGTCGAAaatattcaaggtgaatggccaacGCCTGAAGCATTACTTTGAAGGGGTCCAAGCGAATGAGGAAGAGGATGCGCATGATCTCACACTCGATGATCTGCCACAGATTGATTAA
- the LOC140886682 gene encoding uncharacterized protein isoform X1, protein MGVDYYKILQVDRSANDEELKKAYRKLAMKWHPDKNPNNKKDAESKFKQVSEAYDVLSDQNKRAVYDQYGEEGLKGQMPPPGAGGAGGFPGGMDGGGANSFHFNPRRAEDIFSEIFGFASPFGGMGDTGGGSRVGGSGFPSNMFRDDMFAYKKAAAAGGEGSSAGATRKAAAIERMLPCSLEDLYKGTSKKMKISRDIMDNRRPATVEEILTIAIKPGWKKGTKITFPEKGNEQRGVIPSDLVFIIDEKPHNVFKRDGNDLITSQKISLVEALTGYTAQVTTLDGRNLTIPINSIISPTYEEIVRGEGMPIPKEPGKKGNLRIKFNIKFPSRLTSEQKIAIKRLFSPS, encoded by the exons ATGGGTGTGGACTACTACAAGATTCTTCAGGTGGACCGCTCCGCCAATGACGAGGAGTTGAAGAAGGCCTACCGGAAACTCGCCATGAAGTGGCATCCCGACAAGAACCCTAACAACAAGAAGGATGCGGAATCCAAATTCAAGCAAGTTTCTGAGGCCTACGAT GTGTTGAGCGATCAGAATAAAAGGGCTGTTTACGATCAGTACGGGGAGGAAGGGTTAAAGGGACAGATGCCTCCGCCGGGTGCCGGTGGTGCGGGTGGGTTTCCCGGCGGGATGGACGGGGGAGGGGCAAACTCGTTCCATTTTAACCCACGTAGAGCGGAGGATATATTTTCGGAGATTTTTGGATTTGCAAGCCCGTTTGGTGGGATGGGGGATACAGGCGGTGGCTCTAGGGTTGGTGGGTCGGGTTTTCCTAGCAATATGTTTAGGGACGATATGTTTGCTTACAAAAAGGCTGCTGCAGCAGGTGGTGAAGGGAGCTCGGCCGGTGCTACGCGGAAGGCCGCCGCCATTGAAAGGATGTTACCTTGTAGTTTGGAGGATTTGTATAAGGGGACTAGTAAGAAGATGAAGATTTCGAGGGATATTATGGACAATAG GAGACCGGCCACCGTGGAGGAAATTCTCACCATCGCAATCAAGCCCGGGTGGAAAAAAGGAACAAAGATCACTTTTCCGGAAAAAGGAAACGAACAACGAGGTGTCATACCCTCAGACCTAGTCTTCATCATCGATGAAAAGCCTCATAACGTATTTAAGAGAGATGGAAACGACCTAATCACCAGTCAGAAGATTTCTTTGGTGGAAGCTCTGACTGGCTACACCGCACAAGTGACGACCCTTGATGGTCGGAATCTGACAATACCGATTAACAGCATCATTAGCCCCACGTACGAAGAAATTGTTAGAGGGGAAGGGATGCCGATCCCGAAAGAACCTGGCAAAAAGGGAAACCTGAGAATCAAATTCAACATTAAGTTTCCTAGTAGGTTGACTTCAGAGCAGAAAATTGCCATTAAAAGGCTATTTTCGCCCTCTTGA
- the LOC140886682 gene encoding uncharacterized protein isoform X2, giving the protein MGVDYYKILQVDRSANDEELKKAYRKLAMKWHPDKNPNNKKDAESKFKQVSEAYDVLSDQNKRAVYDQYGEEGLKGQMPPPGAGGAGGFPGGMDGGGANSFHFNPRRAEDIFSEIFGFASPFGGMGDTGGGSRVGGSGFPSNMFRDDMFAYKKAAAAGGEGSSAGATRKAAAIERMLPCSLEDLYKGTSKKMKISRDIMDNSSVYSSRKEDIAPLCTIPCI; this is encoded by the exons ATGGGTGTGGACTACTACAAGATTCTTCAGGTGGACCGCTCCGCCAATGACGAGGAGTTGAAGAAGGCCTACCGGAAACTCGCCATGAAGTGGCATCCCGACAAGAACCCTAACAACAAGAAGGATGCGGAATCCAAATTCAAGCAAGTTTCTGAGGCCTACGAT GTGTTGAGCGATCAGAATAAAAGGGCTGTTTACGATCAGTACGGGGAGGAAGGGTTAAAGGGACAGATGCCTCCGCCGGGTGCCGGTGGTGCGGGTGGGTTTCCCGGCGGGATGGACGGGGGAGGGGCAAACTCGTTCCATTTTAACCCACGTAGAGCGGAGGATATATTTTCGGAGATTTTTGGATTTGCAAGCCCGTTTGGTGGGATGGGGGATACAGGCGGTGGCTCTAGGGTTGGTGGGTCGGGTTTTCCTAGCAATATGTTTAGGGACGATATGTTTGCTTACAAAAAGGCTGCTGCAGCAGGTGGTGAAGGGAGCTCGGCCGGTGCTACGCGGAAGGCCGCCGCCATTGAAAGGATGTTACCTTGTAGTTTGGAGGATTTGTATAAGGGGACTAGTAAGAAGATGAAGATTTCGAGGGATATTATGGACAATAG TTCTGTGTATTCGTCGAGAAAAGAAGATATTGCACCATTATGTACCATACCTTGTATCTAG